The following are encoded in a window of Methanobrevibacter ruminantium M1 genomic DNA:
- a CDS encoding STAS domain-containing protein — MNVIKNYNGKELTMAVDGRIDTISAKELEEEINAEMGNFDSLIMDLGDLEYTSSAGLRILIATQKKLKSEDIPFVIRNVNDAVKEIFKMSGFIKILNIE; from the coding sequence ATGAATGTAATAAAAAATTACAATGGAAAAGAATTAACAATGGCAGTAGATGGCCGTATTGATACAATAAGTGCTAAAGAGCTAGAGGAAGAAATTAATGCTGAAATGGGTAATTTTGACTCATTAATTATGGATTTAGGCGATTTAGAATATACTTCCAGTGCCGGTTTAAGGATTTTGATTGCAACTCAAAAGAAATTAAAATCAGAGGACATACCATTTGTCATCAGAAACGTCAATGATGCAGTTAAAGAAATATTTAAAATGTCCGGTTTTATAAAAATCCTAAATATTGAATGA